In the Diospyros lotus cultivar Yz01 chromosome 13, ASM1463336v1, whole genome shotgun sequence genome, TGATGAATGATGCCTTGTTGGGACAAATAAGTGCCtagaattgaattgaaatattcTTTAGCATTATCTATTCTAAGAATTTGAATGTTAGCATTGAATTGTCTTTTCACCATGGTATGGAAGGTTTGAAAAATGTGGTCAGTTTCAGATTTCTCTTTCATGAGAAAGACCCAAGTAAGACGGGTatggtcatcaatgaaagaaataaaCCAATGAGCCCCGGTAACATTTTTGACTCTAGAAGGcccccacacatcactatgaatcaaagaAAACGGATAGGATGGAGTATACTTGAGACTAGGATAATGATTATGAACATGCTTGGAATATTGACAAATTTCACATTGAAATATGTGTAAATCTGAATTCTTgaacaaagaaggaaacaatTTCTGAAGATAAGCAAAGTTTGGATGTCCTAATCTATAGTGCCACAACATAATTGCACTATTATTGGAATGAAAACTAGACAAACAAGGAGGTGAAGTGGAATGACAATAGCTGGATTTTACTTCAGTTTTTCTGGAGTCTGTCCCTTGAAGAATGTAGAGTCCCGAACAtgcctcagcactgccaatcatcttccccgaaaTCCGATCCTGAAATTCACATACATCTTTTGAGAATTTTGCAACACACTCCATATCAATAGTGAGCTTACTAACAGATAAAAGGTTGCAGTCTAGATTAGGCACAAATAGGACATCTTTTTAGTGTCAAACCAGTGGACAGAACAGCTGATCCAATTCCTGCTACTTTTGCTAATGATCCGTCAGCAATCCTTACCTTCCACTCTTTGTCACATGGCTGAATGTTTGTTAACAGTCCACCATTACTAGTCATGTGATCGGAAGCTCCTGAGTCAACAATCCATAGGATAGATAGCTTACTATTAGCAATAAAAGCATGTAGAGGGTTACCTTTGTGGGCTATAGAACCTGCTGCCACCGTAGAACCCTGCAGCTGGGTTTTCCCAAAATTATGCTGCAGCCACTCCATCTGCTCTTTGCTAAATAAGCTAGAGTTTGAGGCCGAAGTTGTCTCTTCGGTTGCTGTAAAATTACCATTACTCTTCCTTTCATGTGCTGGTTTCCAATCCAGGGGCTTGCCATGGATATCCCAGCATGTATCCTTTGTGTGACCAGGTTTGtggcaatgatcacaccaaggaCGACCCTTCTTCTGCTTGGGATTTGATAGGCTGCCTCCTCGGGTAAATAGTGCAGAATGTTCCAGCCCTGAATTTGAGGGCTTTAACATTAGTTTCAGCCTACTTTCTTCTCTGCGAACCTCAGCAAACGCCTCCCTGAGGCTTGGTAGAGGTTTTGTGCCAAGAATCCTACCTCTCACACCATCTAGGTTTTTATTTAAACCAATCAAGAACTTATACAGCCGCTTCTTCTCCActatttctttgtatttggcaGAATCTTCAGTGCACTTCCATTGGATAGTATCACACTTATCCAATTGAAGCCAAAACTTATTCAAAGAATTGAAATATTGAGTGACTTGGGACTCACCTTGTCGTAAGTCATTGAGAACACTTTCTATCTCAAACAACTCGGAAGTATTCTCAACGTGGGAGTAGGCTTCTTTAACAGCCtcccaaatttcttgggttGTATTGTATAACAAGAAATTCTCACCTATCTCATTGTTCATCGAGTTAATCAACCAAGACATCACCATGTTGTTTTCAGCCTTCCAGATCCGATACTGTGCTGCATCCTCTTTCGGTTTGCTGACTGCTCCAGTTTGGTAATCATCCTTCCCTTTTCCACATATGAACATCATAACGGATTGTGACCACTGAATGAAATTCTGGCCATTTAGTTTATGACCGGTGATTGTGAATGGACTGTTGTTGTCCATGTTCACAGAATTGGTGGTTTGGAAAGGGACAATCTCAGAGGGTTGGCTGCTCACTCCGACCATGACACAAGTTGATCAAGTCCAGCGGCTATGAAAGGGAACAAATCGGACATAAACACCTTAGTGAATCGGCGGAAATTGGCTAGGACTAAcagggaaaaaagagaagaaaattctgctctgataccatgcagAAAATTAATCCTAGAGAGAATAAAATCGTTGTTATTTCCCTTAGATATGATATCAATATATACACAAGACATCTACATAATGTAGGAGTCTAATCTAATCTACTTGACAAGATATTTATGTTatctaaaatacaaataatctatctctaaaatttaggagaataaTTAGAACTAgataatcttatct is a window encoding:
- the LOC127788605 gene encoding uncharacterized protein LOC127788605, with the protein product MVGVSSQPSEIVPFQTTNSVNMDNNSPFTITGHKLNGQNFIQWSQSVMMFICGKGKDDYQTGAVSKPKEDAAQYRIWKAENNMVMSWLINSMNNEIGENFLLYNTTQEIWEAVKEAYSHVENTSELFEIESVLNDLRQGESQVTQYFNSLNKFWLQLDKCDTIQWKCTEDSAKYKEIVEKKRLYKFLIGLNKNLDGVRGRILGTKPLPSLREAFAEVRREESRLKLMLKPSNSGLEHSALFTRGGSLSNPKQKKGRPWCDHCHKPGHTKDTCWDIHGKPLDWKPAHERKSNGNFTATEETTSASNSSLFSKEQMEWLQHNFGKTQLQGSTVAAGSIAHKGSDFGEDDWQC